Proteins co-encoded in one Salarias fasciatus chromosome 4, fSalaFa1.1, whole genome shotgun sequence genomic window:
- the LOC115387568 gene encoding transmembrane channel-like protein 6 isoform X1: MAYSVDFTIDTSDTDSDYENLGEDKSGEEYFFEAVRDPGASKRRWNETLEMQVFRESRGATLVGVERLLRMMLFLESLSTSSEGDFETVDALQRHSCSAAALKALSSRQSRAAELKSPSSVVSRRTRRSSQPRPRQLVSHDPPQTFRPIQDHIVQAEVEEISPEGSGDDQLVCSLRGLSASDGTRKLRSLPLSLAEKIKLRQLAFHAETSTIIRYVPCYANICMYISRTWRHCLFGCLTAFSSLQLWHSPMKRLSGRHGTGVLSYFLFLRTLLFLNLLIFIINGLFVVFPQAIHPPPAPPPYDHELDVFPGVWLFTGSGYLSQSLMFYGYYSHTPTDSCPTEESNDCNTYGYSISTAYFFTIVIAFFVICIFLVYSISKSFGKHFQVLKSNGFLAVKVFCSWDFKVSKHASVRLQSEKISTQLKEQLSEMIRGEKSRSCMQRLSRFFFHVATWMICLVCISLSALGIHHLSEISITDDPRKESELQLLLLLSAAVSAINLLLPGLFNLAYVKNTDSSAACVYISVFRNLLLKVSIVGVLCYRWLGRIAVEPESRGLQCWESFVGQELYRLLLMDFICTSLYTLIGEYFWRLCSGNRQRRNRKPVFDIARNVLELIYGQTLTWLGVLFAPLLPAVQITRLFVLFYMKKSSVMVNYRASRKPWRATQMTTLFLSLLCFPSFLGAAVSVTYTVWMIKPSQSCGPFRNLTVMYESSWLWAQKLKKTHPVLSWLTWAYKYLVENPLFLFLTTGVFLIVIYIQTQIVDGQRTIISRLEKHIENEGMDKKFLISKLQELSGQNSPVSSHR, from the exons ATGGCATACAGCGTGGACTTCACTATCGACACGAGTGACACAGATTCTGACTATGA AAACCTGGGAGAGGATAAATCAGGTGAGGAGTATTTCTTCGAGGCCGTCAGAGATCCAGGAGCAAGCAAGCGGAGATGGAATGAAACCCTGGAGATGCAAGTGTTTAGAGAAAGCAGAG GGGCAACTCTGGTTGGTGTTGAGAGACTTCTCAGAATGATGCTATTTTTAGAAAGCCTGTCGACCTCAAGTGAGGGGGATTTTGAGACCGTTGACgctctgcagagacacagctgctcggctgcagctctgaaggcGCTCTCCTCCAGGCAGAGTCGAGCTGCTG AGCTAAAAAGCCCGTCTTCGGTGGTTTCCCGTCGAACGAGGCGCTCATCTCAGCCGCGCCCACGTCAGCTCGTATCCCATGATCCTCCTCAGACCTTCAGACCGATCCAGGATCACATCGTCCaagcagaggtggaggaaatcAGTCCTGAAG GAAGCGGTGACGACCAGTTGGTCTGCTCCCTCCGAGGCCTTTCAGCGTCTGACGGCACACGCAAACTGCGATCCTTGCCCCTGAGCCTGGCAGAGAAGATAAAGCTCAG GCAGCTTGCTTTTCATGCTGAAACTTCAACAATCATCAGATATGTTCCATGCTACGCTAATATATGCATGTACATATCAAGG ACTTGGCGTCACTGCCTGTTCGGCTGCCTCACCGCCTTCAGCTCCCTCCAGCTGTGGCATTCGCCCATGAAGAGGCTGAGCGGACGCCACGGGACCGGAGTGCtctcctacttcctgtttctgagaACCCTGCTGTTCTTGAACCTCCTGATTTTCATCATCAACGGCTTGTTTGTGGTCTTCCCTCAAGCcatccaccctcctcctgcGCCTCCTCCGTACGACCACGAGCTGGacgtcttccccggggtctggCTGTTCACCGGCTCG GGTTATCTCTCTCAGAGTTTGATGTTTTATGGCTACTACAGCCACACCCCCACTGACAGTTGTCCGACGGAGGAGTCTAATGACTGCAACACCTACGGGTACAGCATATCTACAGCATATTTCTTCACCATCGTCATCGCCTTCTTCGTCATCTGCATCTTCCTGGTCTACAG CATCTCCAAGTCCTTtgggaaacattttcaagtcCTCAAGTCCAATGGCTTTCTGGCGGTGAAGGTCTTCTGCTCCTGGGACTTTAAAGTCAGCAAACACGCTTCCGTCAGGCTTCAGTCTGAGAAAATCAGCACTCAGCTAAAA GAGCAGCTGTCTGAGATGATCAGAGGAGAAAAGTCACGGAGCTGCATGCAGCGGCTCTCGCGCTTCTTCTTTCACGTGGCGACGTGGATGATTTGTCTGGTCTGCATCTCCCTGAGCGCCTTAGGAATCCACCACCTGTCGGAG ATCTCCATTACAGATGATCCCCGGAAAgagtctgagctgcagctcttgttgcttctgtctgcagcggtgtCGGCCATCAACCTGCTGCTCCCGGGCCTCTTCAACCTCGCGTACGTCAAGAATACTGATTCATCTGCTGCATGCGTCTATATCTCCGTATTCAG AAACCTTCTGCTGAAGGTCAGCATCGTGGGAGTGCTGTGTTACCGCTGGCTGGGGAGGATTGCTGTGGAACCAGAAAGTCGTGGTCTACAG TGTTGGGAGAGTTTTGTAGGACAAGAACTCTATCGGCTGCTCCTCATGGACTTCATCTGCACATCACTCTACACTTTAATTGGAGAGTACTTTTGGAG aCTTTGTTCTGGgaacaggcagaggaggaacaggaagccGGTGTTTGACATTGCACGCAACGTGCTGGAGCTCATATATGGACAAACTCTGACTTG GCTCGGGGTGCTGTTCGCTCCACTGCTCCCTGCTGTACAAATAACAAGACTGTTTGTGCTCTTTTACATGAAGAAG AGCAGCGTGATGGTGAACTACCGGGCCTCCAGAAAGCCCTGGAGAGCCACTCAAATGACGACCCTgttcctgtctctgctgtgctTCCCGTCATTTCTCGGCGCAGCGGTGTCTGTCACCTACACGGTCTGGAT GATCAAACCCTCGCAGTCCTGCGGTCCGTTCAGGAACCTCACCGTGATGTACGAATCCAGTTGGCTCTGGGctcaaaaactaaaaaagacTCACCCAGTTTTGTCTTGGCTCACCTGGGCCTACAAGTATCTGGTAGAGAATCCGCTCTTCCTATTTCTCACCACTGGAGTTTTTCT aatTGTGATTTACATTCAAACCCAGATTGTTGATGGCCAGAGGACGATCATCAGCCGGTTAGAGAAGCATATTGAAAAC GAGGGCATGGACAAAAAGTTCCTCATTTCCAAACTACAAGAGCTTTCTGGACAGAATAGTCCGGTTTCCTCTCACAGATGA
- the LOC115387568 gene encoding transmembrane channel-like protein 6 isoform X3, which produces MAYSVDFTIDTSDTDSDYENLGEDKSGEEYFFEAVRDPGASKRRWNETLEMQVFRESRELKSPSSVVSRRTRRSSQPRPRQLVSHDPPQTFRPIQDHIVQAEVEEISPEGSGDDQLVCSLRGLSASDGTRKLRSLPLSLAEKIKLRQLAFHAETSTIIRYVPCYANICMYISRTWRHCLFGCLTAFSSLQLWHSPMKRLSGRHGTGVLSYFLFLRTLLFLNLLIFIINGLFVVFPQAIHPPPAPPPYDHELDVFPGVWLFTGSGYLSQSLMFYGYYSHTPTDSCPTEESNDCNTYGYSISTAYFFTIVIAFFVICIFLVYSISKSFGKHFQVLKSNGFLAVKVFCSWDFKVSKHASVRLQSEKISTQLKEQLSEMIRGEKSRSCMQRLSRFFFHVATWMICLVCISLSALGIHHLSEISITDDPRKESELQLLLLLSAAVSAINLLLPGLFNLAYVKNTDSSAACVYISVFRNLLLKVSIVGVLCYRWLGRIAVEPESRGLQCWESFVGQELYRLLLMDFICTSLYTLIGEYFWRLCSGNRQRRNRKPVFDIARNVLELIYGQTLTWLGVLFAPLLPAVQITRLFVLFYMKKSSVMVNYRASRKPWRATQMTTLFLSLLCFPSFLGAAVSVTYTVWMIKPSQSCGPFRNLTVMYESSWLWAQKLKKTHPVLSWLTWAYKYLVENPLFLFLTTGVFLIVIYIQTQIVDGQRTIISRLEKHIENEGMDKKFLISKLQELSGQNSPVSSHR; this is translated from the exons ATGGCATACAGCGTGGACTTCACTATCGACACGAGTGACACAGATTCTGACTATGA AAACCTGGGAGAGGATAAATCAGGTGAGGAGTATTTCTTCGAGGCCGTCAGAGATCCAGGAGCAAGCAAGCGGAGATGGAATGAAACCCTGGAGATGCAAGTGTTTAGAGAAAGCAGAG AGCTAAAAAGCCCGTCTTCGGTGGTTTCCCGTCGAACGAGGCGCTCATCTCAGCCGCGCCCACGTCAGCTCGTATCCCATGATCCTCCTCAGACCTTCAGACCGATCCAGGATCACATCGTCCaagcagaggtggaggaaatcAGTCCTGAAG GAAGCGGTGACGACCAGTTGGTCTGCTCCCTCCGAGGCCTTTCAGCGTCTGACGGCACACGCAAACTGCGATCCTTGCCCCTGAGCCTGGCAGAGAAGATAAAGCTCAG GCAGCTTGCTTTTCATGCTGAAACTTCAACAATCATCAGATATGTTCCATGCTACGCTAATATATGCATGTACATATCAAGG ACTTGGCGTCACTGCCTGTTCGGCTGCCTCACCGCCTTCAGCTCCCTCCAGCTGTGGCATTCGCCCATGAAGAGGCTGAGCGGACGCCACGGGACCGGAGTGCtctcctacttcctgtttctgagaACCCTGCTGTTCTTGAACCTCCTGATTTTCATCATCAACGGCTTGTTTGTGGTCTTCCCTCAAGCcatccaccctcctcctgcGCCTCCTCCGTACGACCACGAGCTGGacgtcttccccggggtctggCTGTTCACCGGCTCG GGTTATCTCTCTCAGAGTTTGATGTTTTATGGCTACTACAGCCACACCCCCACTGACAGTTGTCCGACGGAGGAGTCTAATGACTGCAACACCTACGGGTACAGCATATCTACAGCATATTTCTTCACCATCGTCATCGCCTTCTTCGTCATCTGCATCTTCCTGGTCTACAG CATCTCCAAGTCCTTtgggaaacattttcaagtcCTCAAGTCCAATGGCTTTCTGGCGGTGAAGGTCTTCTGCTCCTGGGACTTTAAAGTCAGCAAACACGCTTCCGTCAGGCTTCAGTCTGAGAAAATCAGCACTCAGCTAAAA GAGCAGCTGTCTGAGATGATCAGAGGAGAAAAGTCACGGAGCTGCATGCAGCGGCTCTCGCGCTTCTTCTTTCACGTGGCGACGTGGATGATTTGTCTGGTCTGCATCTCCCTGAGCGCCTTAGGAATCCACCACCTGTCGGAG ATCTCCATTACAGATGATCCCCGGAAAgagtctgagctgcagctcttgttgcttctgtctgcagcggtgtCGGCCATCAACCTGCTGCTCCCGGGCCTCTTCAACCTCGCGTACGTCAAGAATACTGATTCATCTGCTGCATGCGTCTATATCTCCGTATTCAG AAACCTTCTGCTGAAGGTCAGCATCGTGGGAGTGCTGTGTTACCGCTGGCTGGGGAGGATTGCTGTGGAACCAGAAAGTCGTGGTCTACAG TGTTGGGAGAGTTTTGTAGGACAAGAACTCTATCGGCTGCTCCTCATGGACTTCATCTGCACATCACTCTACACTTTAATTGGAGAGTACTTTTGGAG aCTTTGTTCTGGgaacaggcagaggaggaacaggaagccGGTGTTTGACATTGCACGCAACGTGCTGGAGCTCATATATGGACAAACTCTGACTTG GCTCGGGGTGCTGTTCGCTCCACTGCTCCCTGCTGTACAAATAACAAGACTGTTTGTGCTCTTTTACATGAAGAAG AGCAGCGTGATGGTGAACTACCGGGCCTCCAGAAAGCCCTGGAGAGCCACTCAAATGACGACCCTgttcctgtctctgctgtgctTCCCGTCATTTCTCGGCGCAGCGGTGTCTGTCACCTACACGGTCTGGAT GATCAAACCCTCGCAGTCCTGCGGTCCGTTCAGGAACCTCACCGTGATGTACGAATCCAGTTGGCTCTGGGctcaaaaactaaaaaagacTCACCCAGTTTTGTCTTGGCTCACCTGGGCCTACAAGTATCTGGTAGAGAATCCGCTCTTCCTATTTCTCACCACTGGAGTTTTTCT aatTGTGATTTACATTCAAACCCAGATTGTTGATGGCCAGAGGACGATCATCAGCCGGTTAGAGAAGCATATTGAAAAC GAGGGCATGGACAAAAAGTTCCTCATTTCCAAACTACAAGAGCTTTCTGGACAGAATAGTCCGGTTTCCTCTCACAGATGA
- the LOC115387568 gene encoding transmembrane channel-like protein 6 isoform X2 has product MAYSVDFTIDTSDTDSDYENLGEDKSGEEYFFEAVRDPGASKRRWNETLEMQVFRESRESLSTSSEGDFETVDALQRHSCSAAALKALSSRQSRAAELKSPSSVVSRRTRRSSQPRPRQLVSHDPPQTFRPIQDHIVQAEVEEISPEGSGDDQLVCSLRGLSASDGTRKLRSLPLSLAEKIKLRQLAFHAETSTIIRYVPCYANICMYISRTWRHCLFGCLTAFSSLQLWHSPMKRLSGRHGTGVLSYFLFLRTLLFLNLLIFIINGLFVVFPQAIHPPPAPPPYDHELDVFPGVWLFTGSGYLSQSLMFYGYYSHTPTDSCPTEESNDCNTYGYSISTAYFFTIVIAFFVICIFLVYSISKSFGKHFQVLKSNGFLAVKVFCSWDFKVSKHASVRLQSEKISTQLKEQLSEMIRGEKSRSCMQRLSRFFFHVATWMICLVCISLSALGIHHLSEISITDDPRKESELQLLLLLSAAVSAINLLLPGLFNLAYVKNTDSSAACVYISVFRNLLLKVSIVGVLCYRWLGRIAVEPESRGLQCWESFVGQELYRLLLMDFICTSLYTLIGEYFWRLCSGNRQRRNRKPVFDIARNVLELIYGQTLTWLGVLFAPLLPAVQITRLFVLFYMKKSSVMVNYRASRKPWRATQMTTLFLSLLCFPSFLGAAVSVTYTVWMIKPSQSCGPFRNLTVMYESSWLWAQKLKKTHPVLSWLTWAYKYLVENPLFLFLTTGVFLIVIYIQTQIVDGQRTIISRLEKHIENEGMDKKFLISKLQELSGQNSPVSSHR; this is encoded by the exons ATGGCATACAGCGTGGACTTCACTATCGACACGAGTGACACAGATTCTGACTATGA AAACCTGGGAGAGGATAAATCAGGTGAGGAGTATTTCTTCGAGGCCGTCAGAGATCCAGGAGCAAGCAAGCGGAGATGGAATGAAACCCTGGAGATGCAAGTGTTTAGAGAAAGCAGAG AAAGCCTGTCGACCTCAAGTGAGGGGGATTTTGAGACCGTTGACgctctgcagagacacagctgctcggctgcagctctgaaggcGCTCTCCTCCAGGCAGAGTCGAGCTGCTG AGCTAAAAAGCCCGTCTTCGGTGGTTTCCCGTCGAACGAGGCGCTCATCTCAGCCGCGCCCACGTCAGCTCGTATCCCATGATCCTCCTCAGACCTTCAGACCGATCCAGGATCACATCGTCCaagcagaggtggaggaaatcAGTCCTGAAG GAAGCGGTGACGACCAGTTGGTCTGCTCCCTCCGAGGCCTTTCAGCGTCTGACGGCACACGCAAACTGCGATCCTTGCCCCTGAGCCTGGCAGAGAAGATAAAGCTCAG GCAGCTTGCTTTTCATGCTGAAACTTCAACAATCATCAGATATGTTCCATGCTACGCTAATATATGCATGTACATATCAAGG ACTTGGCGTCACTGCCTGTTCGGCTGCCTCACCGCCTTCAGCTCCCTCCAGCTGTGGCATTCGCCCATGAAGAGGCTGAGCGGACGCCACGGGACCGGAGTGCtctcctacttcctgtttctgagaACCCTGCTGTTCTTGAACCTCCTGATTTTCATCATCAACGGCTTGTTTGTGGTCTTCCCTCAAGCcatccaccctcctcctgcGCCTCCTCCGTACGACCACGAGCTGGacgtcttccccggggtctggCTGTTCACCGGCTCG GGTTATCTCTCTCAGAGTTTGATGTTTTATGGCTACTACAGCCACACCCCCACTGACAGTTGTCCGACGGAGGAGTCTAATGACTGCAACACCTACGGGTACAGCATATCTACAGCATATTTCTTCACCATCGTCATCGCCTTCTTCGTCATCTGCATCTTCCTGGTCTACAG CATCTCCAAGTCCTTtgggaaacattttcaagtcCTCAAGTCCAATGGCTTTCTGGCGGTGAAGGTCTTCTGCTCCTGGGACTTTAAAGTCAGCAAACACGCTTCCGTCAGGCTTCAGTCTGAGAAAATCAGCACTCAGCTAAAA GAGCAGCTGTCTGAGATGATCAGAGGAGAAAAGTCACGGAGCTGCATGCAGCGGCTCTCGCGCTTCTTCTTTCACGTGGCGACGTGGATGATTTGTCTGGTCTGCATCTCCCTGAGCGCCTTAGGAATCCACCACCTGTCGGAG ATCTCCATTACAGATGATCCCCGGAAAgagtctgagctgcagctcttgttgcttctgtctgcagcggtgtCGGCCATCAACCTGCTGCTCCCGGGCCTCTTCAACCTCGCGTACGTCAAGAATACTGATTCATCTGCTGCATGCGTCTATATCTCCGTATTCAG AAACCTTCTGCTGAAGGTCAGCATCGTGGGAGTGCTGTGTTACCGCTGGCTGGGGAGGATTGCTGTGGAACCAGAAAGTCGTGGTCTACAG TGTTGGGAGAGTTTTGTAGGACAAGAACTCTATCGGCTGCTCCTCATGGACTTCATCTGCACATCACTCTACACTTTAATTGGAGAGTACTTTTGGAG aCTTTGTTCTGGgaacaggcagaggaggaacaggaagccGGTGTTTGACATTGCACGCAACGTGCTGGAGCTCATATATGGACAAACTCTGACTTG GCTCGGGGTGCTGTTCGCTCCACTGCTCCCTGCTGTACAAATAACAAGACTGTTTGTGCTCTTTTACATGAAGAAG AGCAGCGTGATGGTGAACTACCGGGCCTCCAGAAAGCCCTGGAGAGCCACTCAAATGACGACCCTgttcctgtctctgctgtgctTCCCGTCATTTCTCGGCGCAGCGGTGTCTGTCACCTACACGGTCTGGAT GATCAAACCCTCGCAGTCCTGCGGTCCGTTCAGGAACCTCACCGTGATGTACGAATCCAGTTGGCTCTGGGctcaaaaactaaaaaagacTCACCCAGTTTTGTCTTGGCTCACCTGGGCCTACAAGTATCTGGTAGAGAATCCGCTCTTCCTATTTCTCACCACTGGAGTTTTTCT aatTGTGATTTACATTCAAACCCAGATTGTTGATGGCCAGAGGACGATCATCAGCCGGTTAGAGAAGCATATTGAAAAC GAGGGCATGGACAAAAAGTTCCTCATTTCCAAACTACAAGAGCTTTCTGGACAGAATAGTCCGGTTTCCTCTCACAGATGA
- the cenpx gene encoding centromere protein X, with translation MAEEETEISFKKETVSKLLCGFFKEDKTKLGGEAALLMAELLKVFVQEAAMRSLKQAEAEDCDQVDIEHFEKILPQLLLDF, from the exons ATGGCGGAAGAGGAGACTGAAATAAGCTTTAAAAAG GAAACCGTAAGCAAACTGCTATGTGGTTTCTTCAAGGAAGACAAAACTAAAC TTGGTGGTGAGGCAGCGCTGCTCATGGCTGAGTTGCTGAAAGTCTTTGTCCAAG AGGCTGCCATGAGGTCACTGAAACAAGCGGAAGCTGAGGACTGTGACCAGGTCGACATTGAACATTTTGAGAAGATCCTACCTCAGCTG CTCCTGGACTTCTAG